From one Flavobacterium sp. N502536 genomic stretch:
- the nagB gene encoding glucosamine-6-phosphate deaminase has product MLKSKIDKATGFEKRFENINTVVFENSGDASKAVAQEIAALIQSKQKENKPCILGLATGSSPKGLYAELVRLHKEEGLSFKNVISFNLDEYYPMEPNSINSYVRFMNELLFDHVDILPENYHVPDGLLTKEQIADYCHDYEAKIEALGGIDLQILGIGGNGHIGFNESGSLQNSKTRLVALDHITRVAASKDFFGLSNTPRTAITLGVKKIMEAKQVILLAWGEGKANIVKKSVEDEVTNRVPASFLQEHNNAVFVLDKEASSKLTRINKPWLVEKVIWTDKLTRKAVLGLALQLKKPILMLTDADYIENGMSDLLADSGPAYDINIKIFNKLQNTITGWPGGKPNADDTNRPERAEPAKKRVLIFSPHPDDDIISMGGTFMRLQEQGHEVHVAYQTSGNIAVADDEALRFARFVIDYNEKFGIKSAEADNIYQKAATFLTNKKNSEIDIPEVRYIKGLIRKGEARATSHFVGLTDDQIHFMELPFYETGTIEKKPIGKEDIQLTMDLIEKIKPHQIYAAGDLADPHGTHKVCLDAIFEAVKALKPKSFMDDCWLWLYRGAWQEWGIDEVEMAVPMSPDQVLAKRHGIFKHQSQKDGVVFQGTDAREFWQRAEDRNAETAALYQQLGLATYAAMEAFVRWHY; this is encoded by the coding sequence ATGTTAAAAAGTAAAATCGACAAAGCAACGGGGTTCGAGAAACGATTCGAAAACATCAATACAGTTGTTTTTGAAAATTCTGGCGATGCGTCAAAAGCAGTAGCTCAGGAAATTGCGGCTTTAATTCAATCCAAGCAAAAAGAAAATAAACCTTGTATTTTAGGTCTGGCAACAGGATCTTCTCCAAAAGGATTATATGCTGAACTGGTACGTTTACACAAAGAGGAAGGCTTGAGTTTTAAAAACGTAATTAGTTTCAATTTGGATGAATATTATCCAATGGAGCCAAATTCAATCAACAGTTATGTTCGTTTTATGAATGAATTGCTGTTTGATCATGTCGATATTTTACCTGAAAATTACCACGTTCCGGACGGACTTTTAACAAAAGAGCAAATCGCAGATTATTGCCACGATTATGAAGCAAAAATCGAAGCACTTGGTGGAATCGATTTGCAGATTCTTGGAATTGGAGGTAACGGACATATTGGTTTTAATGAATCGGGATCGTTACAAAACTCTAAAACACGTTTGGTGGCTTTAGATCATATTACCAGAGTAGCAGCAAGTAAAGACTTTTTCGGATTGAGCAATACGCCAAGAACAGCAATTACACTTGGAGTAAAAAAGATCATGGAAGCCAAACAGGTAATCTTACTGGCTTGGGGAGAAGGGAAAGCGAATATTGTAAAAAAATCAGTCGAAGATGAAGTGACCAACCGCGTACCGGCTTCGTTTTTACAGGAACACAACAACGCTGTTTTTGTTTTAGACAAAGAGGCTTCTTCAAAACTAACCAGAATCAACAAACCTTGGTTGGTAGAAAAAGTAATCTGGACCGATAAATTGACCCGTAAAGCGGTTTTAGGATTAGCATTACAGCTTAAAAAACCAATTTTAATGCTTACCGATGCCGATTATATCGAAAACGGAATGAGCGATTTATTGGCTGATTCAGGTCCGGCATACGACATCAATATCAAGATATTCAATAAATTACAAAATACAATCACAGGATGGCCGGGAGGTAAACCAAATGCCGATGATACCAATCGTCCTGAAAGAGCAGAACCTGCTAAAAAACGTGTATTGATTTTTAGCCCGCACCCGGATGACGATATCATCAGTATGGGAGGAACTTTCATGCGTTTGCAGGAGCAGGGACATGAAGTACATGTAGCGTATCAAACTTCCGGAAATATTGCTGTAGCCGATGATGAAGCTTTGCGTTTTGCAAGATTCGTAATTGATTACAATGAAAAATTCGGAATCAAAAGTGCCGAAGCAGACAATATTTACCAAAAAGCAGCGACTTTTTTAACCAATAAAAAGAACAGCGAAATTGATATTCCTGAAGTTCGTTACATCAAAGGATTAATCAGAAAAGGAGAGGCGAGAGCGACCAGTCATTTTGTAGGTTTAACTGATGATCAGATTCATTTTATGGAATTACCATTCTATGAAACCGGAACAATTGAGAAAAAACCAATTGGAAAAGAAGACATTCAGTTAACGATGGACTTAATTGAAAAAATTAAGCCGCACCAAATTTATGCTGCAGGAGATTTAGCAGATCCGCACGGAACACATAAGGTTTGTTTGGACGCTATTTTCGAAGCGGTAAAAGCACTAAAACCAAAATCGTTTATGGACGATTGCTGGTTGTGGTTGTACCGCGGAGCATGGCAGGAATGGGGAATTGATGAAGTTGAAATGGCGGTACCAATGAGCCCGGATCAGGTATTGGCAAAACGTCACGGAATCTTCAAGCACCAATCTCAAAAAGACGGTGTTGTTTTCCAGGGAACTGATGCCAGAGAATTTTGGCAAAGAGCCGAAGACCGAAATGCCGAAACAGCTGCTTTGTACCAACAGTTAGGTCTAGCTACTTACGCTGCAATGGAAGCTTTTGTAAGGTGGCATTATTAA
- a CDS encoding DUF3820 family protein, with product MEPDKKLLIKLAHTKMPFGKYEGWFLIDLPEYYVVWYQNKGFPKGELGQQLALVYELKLNGLEELIRNIKKQYPKPLK from the coding sequence ATGGAACCAGACAAAAAACTGCTCATAAAATTAGCCCATACCAAAATGCCATTCGGAAAATACGAAGGCTGGTTTTTAATTGATTTACCCGAATATTATGTCGTTTGGTATCAGAATAAAGGATTTCCAAAAGGAGAGCTCGGACAGCAATTAGCGCTTGTTTACGAGTTAAAACTGAACGGACTTGAGGAACTGATCCGCAATATTAAAAAGCAATATCCTAAACCTTTGAAATAG
- a CDS encoding DUF2752 domain-containing protein — MFVFFYCFFLPYLNFGLRSSCDGLPLIYCKSRGLTRAFSQILRFHFREAILYNPFSIKIFGFFLFQLAARFFINCIISFPIFKRVLIFDISLSVISFLFCFYNLILPY, encoded by the coding sequence ATGTTTGTCTTTTTTTATTGCTTTTTTCTTCCCTATTTAAATTTTGGTTTGCGTTCATCCTGCGACGGATTGCCGTTGATTTATTGTAAAAGCCGCGGACTCACAAGGGCTTTTTCTCAAATACTTAGATTTCATTTTCGGGAAGCAATTCTGTACAATCCATTTAGCATAAAAATTTTTGGTTTCTTTTTGTTTCAGCTTGCTGCGAGATTTTTTATCAATTGCATTATTTCTTTCCCCATATTTAAAAGGGTATTAATCTTTGATATTTCGTTAAGTGTAATTTCTTTTCTTTTCTGTTTTTATAATTTGATACTTCCTTACTAG
- a CDS encoding CTP synthase, whose translation MNQTKYIFVTGGVTSSLGKGIIAASLAKLLQGRGYRTTIQKFDPYINVDPGTLNPYEHGECYVTDDGAETDLDLGHYERFLNVPTSQANNVTTGRVYLSVIEKERRGEFLGKTVQVVPHITNEIKDRMQLLGKSGDYDIVITEIGGTVGDIESLPYIESVRQLVWELGENNGIVIHLTLVPYLAAAGELKTKPTQHSVKTLMESGIKADILVCRTEHELSQELRQKLALFCNVKKEAVIQSIDASTIYEVPNLMLEEGLDVVALKKLDLPKKALPDLKNWNTFLRRLKNPKHTVNIGLVGKYVEMQDCYKSILEAFIHAGAANETKVNVISIHSEHINAENIKEKLEGLDGVLVAPGFGERGIEGKIEAVRYVRENNIPFFGICLGMQMSIIEYSRNILGYKEANSTEMNDKTPHPVVNLMEEQKTVTDKGGTMRLGAWKCDIKPNTLAYKIYGEKTISERHRHRYEYNNKYAEELQNAGLKASGVNPDTGLVEIVELENHPFFIGVQYHPEYKSTVANPHPIFVNFVAAAVNAHKK comes from the coding sequence ATGAATCAAACAAAATATATTTTTGTTACAGGCGGTGTGACTTCTTCATTAGGAAAAGGTATTATCGCGGCATCTTTAGCAAAATTGTTACAAGGAAGAGGATACCGTACAACTATTCAGAAATTTGATCCGTATATCAATGTGGATCCGGGTACGTTGAATCCATACGAGCACGGAGAATGTTATGTAACAGATGATGGTGCTGAAACAGATTTAGATTTAGGTCATTATGAGCGTTTTCTTAATGTTCCAACTTCTCAGGCGAATAACGTTACTACAGGAAGAGTTTATCTTTCGGTAATCGAAAAAGAAAGAAGAGGGGAGTTTTTAGGAAAAACAGTTCAGGTAGTTCCTCATATCACAAACGAAATCAAAGACAGAATGCAATTGTTGGGTAAATCCGGCGATTATGACATTGTAATTACTGAAATTGGTGGAACTGTTGGTGATATCGAATCCTTGCCTTATATTGAATCTGTTCGTCAGTTAGTTTGGGAATTGGGTGAAAATAACGGAATTGTGATTCATTTGACATTAGTTCCTTATTTGGCTGCTGCGGGTGAGTTGAAAACAAAACCAACGCAACACTCTGTGAAAACTTTGATGGAAAGTGGTATCAAAGCAGATATTTTGGTTTGTAGAACCGAGCATGAATTGTCTCAGGAATTACGTCAGAAACTGGCTTTGTTTTGTAATGTTAAAAAAGAAGCGGTAATTCAGTCTATTGACGCTTCAACCATATACGAAGTTCCAAATTTAATGCTTGAAGAAGGATTAGATGTAGTGGCTTTGAAAAAATTAGATTTGCCTAAAAAAGCATTACCGGATCTTAAAAACTGGAATACTTTTTTACGTCGATTGAAAAACCCAAAACATACCGTAAACATTGGTCTGGTTGGAAAATATGTAGAAATGCAGGACTGTTACAAATCTATTTTAGAAGCGTTCATACATGCAGGTGCTGCAAATGAAACCAAAGTAAATGTGATTTCGATACATTCAGAACATATTAATGCTGAAAATATCAAAGAAAAACTAGAAGGCCTGGATGGTGTTTTGGTTGCTCCTGGATTTGGAGAAAGAGGTATTGAAGGAAAAATTGAGGCTGTTCGTTACGTACGTGAAAACAACATTCCGTTTTTCGGAATTTGTTTGGGAATGCAAATGTCTATAATCGAGTATTCAAGAAATATTTTAGGTTACAAAGAGGCAAACTCTACGGAAATGAATGATAAAACGCCTCATCCGGTAGTGAACTTAATGGAAGAGCAAAAAACAGTGACCGACAAAGGTGGAACCATGCGTTTGGGAGCCTGGAAATGTGATATCAAACCGAATACGCTGGCGTATAAAATTTACGGAGAAAAAACAATTTCAGAGCGTCACCGTCACCGTTACGAATACAACAATAAATATGCTGAAGAATTGCAAAATGCAGGTTTAAAAGCATCAGGGGTGAATCCCGATACAGGTTTGGTAGAAATTGTAGAACTAGAAAACCACCCGTTTTTCATTGGTGTACAATACCATCCTGAATACAAAAGTACAGTAGCAAACCCACATCCGATTTTTGTAAACTTTGTGGCTGCTGCAGTGAATGCGCATAAAAAATAA
- the yidC gene encoding membrane protein insertase YidC yields MEEKKFDLNSIIGFVLIFGILIWIMYQNQPSDKEIAAEKAKKELVAKQEAQAKADKTKTAVLPVAATATPGDTVQLAQLQKTLGGFAYSATLPSAKEGFTTIENEKIKLKIANKGGYVVEATLKEFKRFEKNSGQLVELIKDNNSNLNIQLQTTDNRTLNSKDLYFEPTLTKNGEDQILTMRLKAGANEFLEFKYVLKPNDYLVGFDIHSQGLNKVLNSSKPLDLQWNLRTFRNEKSISYENRYAEIYYSYQDGKESYVGQGTLKEENPEKVDYVAFKQHFFTTILQTNTSFEKAHLVSENLVKDEKIDTIFTKQFKANVPLAFTNGEVDYKMSWYFGPADYKVLKSYDKNFEKIIPLGWGIFGWINKWIFIPLFGFLSSTIGLSLGIAIIIFTIIIKLAMSPITYKSFLSQAKMKVLRPEITELGEKFKKDPMKKQQETMKLYNKAGVNPMAGCIPALIQLPFMYASFQFFPSAFELRQKGFLWADDLSSFDAVVKLPFSIPLYGDHISLFPILAAIAIFFYMKMTSGDQQMAAPQQEGMPDMAKMMKIMIYVSPLMMLIFFNSYGAGLSLYNFISNLITIGIMFVIKNYIVDTDKIHAQIQENKLKEPKKQSKFQQRLQEVMEQQEAAKAQNKKK; encoded by the coding sequence ATGGAAGAAAAAAAATTTGATCTTAATTCAATCATTGGTTTTGTATTGATATTTGGAATTTTGATTTGGATTATGTACCAAAATCAGCCTTCTGATAAAGAGATTGCTGCTGAAAAAGCAAAGAAAGAACTAGTTGCCAAACAAGAAGCACAAGCGAAAGCGGATAAAACAAAAACAGCTGTTTTACCGGTGGCTGCCACAGCAACTCCTGGAGACACAGTTCAGCTGGCGCAATTACAAAAAACATTAGGTGGTTTCGCTTATTCGGCTACACTTCCTTCTGCTAAAGAAGGTTTTACAACTATTGAAAACGAAAAGATTAAACTAAAAATCGCCAACAAAGGTGGTTATGTAGTTGAAGCTACATTGAAAGAATTTAAAAGATTTGAGAAAAATTCCGGACAATTAGTAGAATTAATTAAAGACAATAATTCGAACCTAAACATTCAGTTACAAACAACTGACAACAGAACTTTAAATTCGAAAGATCTTTATTTTGAGCCAACGTTGACTAAAAACGGTGAGGATCAAATCTTGACTATGCGTTTGAAAGCGGGTGCTAATGAATTTTTGGAATTTAAATATGTATTAAAACCAAACGATTATTTAGTTGGTTTTGATATTCATTCTCAAGGATTGAACAAAGTTTTAAATTCTTCTAAACCATTAGATTTACAATGGAATTTAAGAACTTTCAGAAATGAGAAAAGTATTTCTTATGAAAATCGTTATGCTGAAATTTATTATAGCTATCAGGATGGTAAAGAAAGTTATGTAGGACAGGGTACTCTTAAAGAAGAAAATCCTGAAAAAGTGGATTATGTTGCTTTTAAACAGCACTTTTTCACTACAATTTTACAAACAAATACTTCTTTTGAAAAAGCACATTTGGTTTCTGAAAATTTAGTAAAAGATGAAAAAATCGATACTATTTTCACCAAACAATTTAAAGCAAACGTTCCTTTAGCATTTACTAACGGAGAAGTTGATTATAAAATGAGTTGGTATTTTGGACCGGCTGATTATAAAGTTTTAAAATCTTACGATAAAAACTTCGAAAAAATTATTCCATTAGGTTGGGGGATTTTTGGATGGATCAACAAATGGATTTTCATTCCATTGTTTGGATTCTTAAGCTCTACAATTGGATTGTCATTAGGAATTGCCATTATCATCTTTACAATCATTATCAAATTGGCCATGTCGCCAATTACCTATAAGTCATTCCTGTCACAGGCTAAAATGAAAGTTTTACGTCCGGAGATTACAGAATTGGGAGAAAAATTCAAAAAAGACCCAATGAAAAAACAACAGGAAACCATGAAACTGTACAACAAAGCAGGGGTAAACCCAATGGCAGGATGTATTCCGGCATTGATTCAGCTTCCGTTTATGTATGCGTCATTCCAGTTCTTCCCATCTGCCTTTGAGTTAAGACAAAAAGGATTCCTTTGGGCAGACGATTTGTCTTCTTTTGATGCGGTAGTGAAATTACCATTTAGCATTCCATTGTATGGAGATCATATCAGTTTGTTTCCAATTTTGGCAGCTATTGCGATTTTCTTCTATATGAAAATGACTTCTGGAGACCAGCAAATGGCAGCCCCTCAACAAGAAGGTATGCCGGATATGGCAAAAATGATGAAAATCATGATTTATGTTTCACCGTTAATGATGTTGATCTTCTTTAACAGTTATGGAGCAGGTTTGAGTTTGTATAACTTTATTTCGAACTTAATTACAATTGGAATTATGTTTGTTATTAAAAACTACATCGTGGATACAGATAAAATTCACGCTCAGATTCAGGAAAACAAATTAAAAGAGCCTAAAAAGCAAAGCAAGTTTCAACAACGTCTTCAGGAAGTAATGGAACAGCAGGAAGCTGCGAAAGCTCAGAATAAAAAGAAATAA
- a CDS encoding toxin-antitoxin system YwqK family antitoxin yields MILRKIIIGLLFLNTVFVAAQEVNKSDASGKKDGIWKGTYEVSKRPRYEGTFNHGKETGVFKFFDDTKKGDVIATRDFTANDGSSYTIFYDQNKNKVSEGKEVGKSREGDWKYYHKASKALMTLEKYKGGKLEGARTVYYPDAKIAEEMTYKDGLKEGVYKKYGQNGILLEQSTFKNNEYNGDAVFYDSDGVVASKGKFLKGKKAGMWQFYLKGKLTKEVNMSDPKSSYQADSKRKTE; encoded by the coding sequence ATGATTTTGAGAAAAATAATAATCGGATTGCTTTTTTTAAATACCGTTTTTGTTGCAGCGCAAGAGGTTAATAAATCAGATGCCAGCGGGAAAAAAGACGGGATTTGGAAAGGAACTTATGAAGTTTCGAAACGACCTCGTTACGAAGGAACCTTCAATCACGGAAAAGAAACGGGTGTATTTAAATTTTTTGATGATACCAAAAAAGGAGATGTTATCGCAACTCGTGATTTTACGGCAAATGACGGAAGTTCGTACACCATCTTTTACGATCAGAACAAGAATAAAGTAAGCGAAGGAAAAGAAGTCGGTAAATCGCGTGAAGGCGACTGGAAATATTACCATAAAGCTTCGAAAGCCCTTATGACGCTTGAAAAATATAAAGGCGGAAAATTGGAAGGAGCAAGAACAGTTTATTATCCGGATGCTAAAATTGCCGAAGAAATGACGTACAAAGACGGTCTGAAAGAAGGAGTTTATAAGAAGTACGGGCAAAATGGTATTCTTTTGGAGCAAAGTACATTTAAGAACAATGAATACAATGGTGATGCTGTTTTTTATGATTCTGATGGTGTCGTAGCTTCTAAAGGAAAATTTCTGAAAGGCAAAAAGGCTGGCATGTGGCAATTTTACCTAAAAGGAAAACTGACCAAAGAAGTAAACATGAGTGATCCTAAAAGTAGTTATCAGGCAGATTCTAAACGTAAAACGGAATAA
- the mnmA gene encoding tRNA 2-thiouridine(34) synthase MnmA: MKRVVVGLSGGVDSSVAAYLLQQQGYEVIGLFMKNWHDDSVTISNECPWLEDSNDALLVAEKLGIPFQTVDLSEEYKEKIVDYMFNEYEKGRTPNPDVLCNREIKFDVFMKIALSLGADYVATGHYCQKSEIEVNGETVYQLIAGNDVNKDQSYFLCQLSQEQLSKALFPIGALTKPEVREIAAEMELVTAEKKDSQGLCFIGKVRLPEFLQQKLQPKEGLIVQIDKNDPIYTIEKPEGISLEDELKIDSQKLDYLPTMGKVMGKHQGAHYFTNGQRKGLNVGGTTDPLFVIATDVDTNTIYTGLTSNHPGLFKKALFVGNSEVHWVREDLKLNEGEKMEVMARIRYRQPLQKAILHQFENGMYVSFEESQSAITEGQFVAWYLENELVGSGVIS; the protein is encoded by the coding sequence ATGAAACGTGTAGTTGTTGGACTTTCCGGAGGAGTAGATTCAAGTGTTGCGGCTTATTTATTGCAGCAACAGGGATATGAAGTTATTGGCCTTTTTATGAAGAACTGGCACGATGATTCCGTTACGATTTCTAATGAATGCCCGTGGTTAGAAGACAGCAACGATGCATTATTGGTAGCCGAAAAATTGGGTATACCGTTTCAAACTGTTGATTTAAGCGAAGAATACAAAGAAAAAATCGTTGATTATATGTTCAACGAATACGAAAAAGGGAGAACTCCAAATCCTGACGTACTTTGTAACCGCGAAATTAAATTCGATGTTTTTATGAAAATCGCTCTAAGCCTTGGAGCCGATTATGTTGCGACCGGACATTACTGCCAGAAAAGCGAAATTGAAGTGAACGGAGAAACGGTTTATCAATTGATTGCCGGAAATGATGTTAACAAAGATCAGTCGTACTTTTTATGCCAGTTGTCTCAGGAACAACTATCAAAAGCTTTGTTCCCAATTGGAGCCTTGACAAAACCGGAAGTGCGCGAAATTGCTGCTGAAATGGAATTGGTTACTGCCGAAAAGAAAGATTCTCAAGGACTTTGTTTCATCGGAAAAGTACGTTTACCTGAATTTTTACAGCAAAAATTACAGCCTAAAGAAGGTCTGATTGTTCAAATTGACAAAAATGACCCCATTTATACTATCGAAAAGCCGGAAGGAATTTCTCTGGAAGACGAATTAAAAATCGATTCTCAAAAACTGGATTATCTTCCAACAATGGGTAAAGTAATGGGCAAACATCAGGGAGCACATTATTTTACAAACGGTCAAAGAAAAGGATTAAATGTTGGTGGTACTACAGATCCGTTATTTGTAATTGCAACAGATGTTGATACCAATACCATTTATACCGGTTTAACAAGCAATCATCCTGGTTTGTTTAAGAAAGCATTGTTTGTTGGAAACTCCGAAGTACACTGGGTTCGCGAAGATTTGAAATTGAATGAAGGGGAGAAAATGGAAGTAATGGCAAGAATACGTTACCGTCAGCCGTTACAGAAAGCAATCCTGCATCAATTTGAAAACGGAATGTACGTGAGTTTCGAAGAATCTCAGTCGGCTATCACAGAAGGACAGTTTGTTGCCTGGTATTTAGAGAATGAATTAGTTGGTTCGGGAGTAATTTCTTAG
- a CDS encoding S8 family serine peptidase — protein MKHYFVFLLLILSTAMFSQEDAWVYFKNKPNAQASLDAPLSILTQRALDRRVSQNIALDVTDAPVEETYINQIRSSAGITIMAKSKWLNALHIRGTQSDILALKLLLFVDKVTFANKNLNTTSKKNTESQVTPVKDKRKSKTDYAYGSSGNQIEMLNGKVLHQQNKTGSGKIIAVLDAGFPGVNTALPFKKLIDNHQILGGYDFVSRNANFYTGDSHGTMVLSTMGGYKENSLVGTAPDASYYLFITEYDPTENPVEESYWVEAAEEADRVGADIITTSLGYFEFDNASYTHTYSDMNGTTNFISRGAELAFSKGIIVVASAGNEGATSEPHIGGPADAVSVITVGAVTASKVKSGFSSIGPSYDGRIKPEVMAQGSAAVVSDTAGNIITIDGTSFSCPIMAGMIACLWQAFPSKTNKEIRQMILQSSDRYAAPNNNYGYGIPNFGASLGVENFESLDTGFSVFPNPTQTTLSFLFENNTAFVSIYSVLGQKLIEKQITNQNPILSVEALKSGLYFYTFEANGLHKTGKIIKQ, from the coding sequence ATGAAGCATTATTTTGTGTTTTTATTGTTGATTTTATCTACTGCGATGTTTTCGCAGGAAGATGCATGGGTCTATTTTAAAAATAAACCAAATGCACAAGCGTCTTTAGATGCTCCCCTTTCAATTTTGACACAACGTGCACTAGATCGAAGGGTCAGTCAAAACATTGCCTTAGACGTTACCGACGCACCTGTAGAGGAGACTTATATCAATCAGATTAGATCGAGTGCCGGGATTACTATAATGGCCAAATCAAAATGGTTAAATGCACTTCATATCAGGGGAACTCAATCTGATATCTTAGCACTTAAATTGTTGTTATTTGTAGATAAGGTAACTTTTGCCAATAAAAATCTAAATACTACCTCTAAAAAAAATACAGAAAGTCAGGTTACTCCCGTAAAAGACAAACGTAAATCGAAAACCGATTATGCCTATGGCTCTTCGGGAAATCAGATAGAAATGTTAAACGGAAAGGTTTTACATCAACAGAATAAAACAGGTTCGGGAAAAATAATTGCCGTTTTAGATGCCGGTTTTCCGGGTGTTAACACCGCTTTACCCTTTAAGAAACTAATCGATAACCATCAGATCTTAGGAGGTTATGATTTCGTGAGTAGAAATGCCAATTTTTATACAGGGGATAGTCATGGAACAATGGTACTTTCAACGATGGGCGGTTATAAAGAAAATTCCTTAGTGGGTACTGCTCCCGATGCTTCGTATTATTTATTCATTACAGAATATGATCCTACCGAAAACCCTGTTGAAGAATCCTATTGGGTAGAAGCAGCAGAAGAAGCGGATCGTGTAGGAGCTGATATTATAACAACTTCGCTCGGTTATTTTGAGTTTGATAATGCCAGTTATACTCATACTTATAGTGATATGAATGGCACAACTAATTTTATCTCCCGTGGAGCCGAACTGGCTTTTAGTAAAGGAATAATCGTTGTGGCTTCGGCAGGAAATGAAGGAGCTACTTCAGAACCTCATATTGGCGGACCGGCAGATGCCGTTTCGGTAATTACTGTAGGTGCTGTCACAGCTTCAAAAGTAAAATCCGGTTTTAGTTCGATAGGACCAAGTTACGACGGAAGGATTAAACCGGAAGTTATGGCGCAGGGATCAGCTGCTGTTGTGTCTGATACTGCAGGAAACATAATTACTATAGACGGTACTTCATTTTCGTGTCCAATCATGGCCGGGATGATTGCTTGTTTGTGGCAGGCCTTTCCATCCAAAACCAATAAAGAGATTCGACAAATGATTTTGCAGTCTTCAGATCGATATGCTGCACCCAATAATAATTATGGTTATGGTATTCCAAATTTTGGAGCCAGCTTAGGAGTAGAGAATTTCGAGTCTTTAGATACTGGGTTTTCTGTATTTCCAAATCCTACTCAAACAACACTTTCTTTTTTGTTTGAAAACAATACCGCTTTTGTTTCCATTTACTCGGTTTTGGGACAAAAGCTGATCGAAAAACAAATTACCAATCAAAATCCAATTCTTTCTGTTGAAGCGTTAAAAAGCGGACTCTATTTTTATACTTTTGAGGCTAATGGCCTTCATAAAACAGGAAAGATAATCAAACAATAA
- a CDS encoding NAD(P)H-dependent flavin oxidoreductase — MNRITQLFNIKYPIIQGGMIWNSGYKLAAAVSNAGGLGLIGAGSMYPEVLRQHIQKCQKATSKPFGVNIPMLYPNIEEIMNIVVEEGVKIVFTSAGNPKTWTSFLKEKGITVVHVVSSSVFALKAQEAGVDAIVAEGFEAGGHNGRDETTTLTLIPMVKEKIQIPIIAAGGIATGRGMLATMILGADGVQVGSRFAASVESSAHDNFKDTIIKVKEGDTQLTLKELAPVRLVKNKFYQDVQELYEQCPSKEDLVALLGRARAKKGMFEGDLEEGELEIGQIAGLIHEILPVEKIIQQMMSDFEAARQEKAKFEF, encoded by the coding sequence ATGAACAGAATTACACAACTATTTAATATTAAATATCCAATTATTCAGGGAGGAATGATTTGGAACAGTGGTTATAAATTAGCAGCTGCAGTAAGTAATGCAGGAGGTTTGGGCCTAATTGGAGCAGGTTCGATGTATCCCGAAGTATTACGCCAGCACATTCAGAAATGTCAAAAAGCAACGAGTAAACCTTTTGGAGTTAACATTCCGATGTTGTATCCCAACATCGAAGAAATTATGAATATTGTGGTTGAAGAAGGGGTGAAAATTGTTTTCACTTCCGCCGGAAATCCAAAAACCTGGACTTCTTTTTTAAAAGAAAAAGGAATCACAGTGGTACACGTCGTAAGCAGTAGTGTTTTTGCTTTAAAAGCCCAGGAGGCAGGAGTTGATGCTATTGTTGCCGAAGGATTTGAGGCAGGTGGGCACAATGGCCGTGATGAAACGACAACCCTGACTTTAATTCCAATGGTTAAAGAAAAAATTCAGATACCCATTATTGCCGCCGGAGGAATTGCAACAGGCAGAGGGATGCTCGCCACCATGATTTTGGGTGCCGATGGCGTTCAGGTGGGAAGCCGTTTTGCTGCTTCTGTAGAATCTTCGGCGCATGATAATTTCAAAGACACTATTATTAAAGTTAAAGAAGGTGATACACAATTGACGCTAAAAGAACTGGCTCCGGTTCGATTGGTTAAAAATAAATTCTATCAGGATGTTCAGGAATTGTATGAGCAATGTCCTTCAAAAGAAGATTTGGTAGCGCTTTTAGGCAGAGCAAGAGCAAAAAAAGGAATGTTTGAAGGAGATCTTGAAGAGGGAGAACTCGAAATAGGGCAAATCGCGGGATTAATTCATGAAATTTTGCCCGTCGAGAAAATTATTCAACAAATGATGTCCGATTTTGAAGCTGCCCGCCAGGAAAAGGCTAAATTTGAATTCTAA